One genomic window of candidate division WOR-3 bacterium includes the following:
- the nifS gene encoding cysteine desulfurase NifS, which yields MNKRIYLDYAATTPLHPDVLEAMKAYFFEEFGNPSSIHTSGQKAREAIELSRKKVADALGASPDEIIFTSGGSESDNTAIKGVAYAMAEKGNHLVTTKIEHHAVLEPFIFLQSHGFETTFLPVDKYGMVDPEDLNKAITNKTILVSIMHANNEIGTIEPIEEIARICREKGVYLHTDAVQSFGAIETNVNRLGVDLLSISAHKFYGPKGVGALYIRKGTRIEPLLHGGAQEMGKRASTHNVPGIVGMAKAAELAVKEMPQRVEHTRRLRDRLIKSLLNNVDDIILNGHPEKRLPNNCHLIVKYIEGEALLMRLDQIGIEVATGSACSSGSLEPSHVLTAIGVPIEDARGSIRITLGRLTTDEDIDFVCEHFPKIVKELRAISPLTKK from the coding sequence ATGAATAAGAGAATTTATCTTGATTATGCAGCAACAACCCCGCTCCATCCTGATGTACTTGAAGCAATGAAAGCCTATTTTTTTGAAGAATTTGGGAATCCTTCAAGTATTCATACCTCGGGTCAAAAGGCGAGGGAGGCAATTGAGCTGTCAAGAAAAAAGGTGGCGGACGCACTCGGCGCAAGTCCCGATGAAATAATATTTACTTCCGGCGGCAGTGAATCAGATAATACTGCAATCAAGGGCGTTGCCTATGCTATGGCTGAGAAGGGCAATCATTTAGTAACTACCAAGATTGAACACCACGCAGTCCTTGAGCCATTTATCTTTCTACAATCCCATGGTTTTGAAACGACATTTTTGCCGGTTGATAAATACGGAATGGTTGACCCGGAAGATTTAAATAAAGCGATAACCAACAAAACCATTCTTGTATCCATAATGCATGCAAATAACGAAATTGGCACGATTGAGCCAATTGAAGAGATCGCCAGGATATGTCGGGAAAAGGGGGTATATTTACATACCGATGCGGTCCAGTCTTTTGGGGCGATAGAGACAAATGTTAATAGACTCGGTGTTGATTTATTATCAATCTCTGCCCACAAGTTTTATGGACCAAAGGGTGTGGGTGCATTATATATAAGAAAGGGTACACGAATAGAACCGCTCCTGCATGGCGGCGCTCAGGAGATGGGGAAAAGGGCATCAACCCATAATGTCCCGGGGATTGTCGGTATGGCAAAGGCAGCGGAACTGGCGGTGAAGGAGATGCCACAAAGAGTGGAACATACCAGACGGCTGCGGGATCGCTTGATTAAATCACTGCTCAATAATGTTGATGATATCATTCTGAATGGCCACCCGGAAAAGCGGCTGCCAAATAACTGCCATCTGATTGTGAAATATATTGAAGGCGAGGCATTGTTGATGCGCCTTGACCAGATCGGGATTGAAGTTGCCACAGGTTCTGCCTGTTCTTCAGGGTCCCTTGAGCCTTCCCACGTTCTTACTGCAATTGGTGTTCCGATTGAAGATGCCCGTGGCTCCATCCGCATAACACTGGGAAGACTCACAACCGATGAAGATATAGACTTTGTTTGTGAACATTTTCCTAAGATTGTAAAAGAATTGAGAGCAATATCACCTCTCACAAAGAAATAA
- a CDS encoding pyridoxal phosphate-dependent aminotransferase, with amino-acid sequence MARTKTIKEGIFLSSRADRMPYSPIRKLSIFADEAKKKGIKVYHLNIGQPDIETPIEIFENIANYREKVLGYGPSGGILELRLAVLDYYRNLGFDLDLDNIWITIGGSEAIIFAMMTVCDPNDEIIVFEPYYTNYNGFAVMSNIKLVAIETKIENGFHLPPESEIKKKITSKTKAILINTPNNPTGTVLTEEEMFILQRLCKRHNLFLLSDEVYREFIYDGKQHISALSLPEIEDRVILMDSISKRFSACGARVGCIISRNKKIMDALIRFCQARLCPPTLEQIGAIAAYKHIDKYITPMIKEYEHRRNVLFDCLKEIPKVYGHKPEGAFYTVLSLPVKDADHFCQWLLTDFSYEKSTVMLAPANGFYSTLKKGKDQIRIAYVLKEEYIRSAVRVLDIALKKYKG; translated from the coding sequence ATGGCAAGAACAAAAACTATAAAAGAAGGTATTTTTCTATCATCAAGGGCAGACCGTATGCCCTATTCACCGATTAGAAAATTATCAATCTTTGCTGATGAAGCAAAGAAAAAAGGCATAAAGGTCTATCATCTGAACATCGGGCAGCCGGACATTGAAACACCGATTGAAATATTTGAAAACATTGCCAACTACCGGGAAAAGGTGCTTGGTTATGGTCCATCCGGTGGAATCCTTGAATTACGACTTGCGGTGCTTGATTATTATCGTAACCTTGGATTTGACCTTGACCTTGATAATATCTGGATTACAATCGGTGGCAGTGAAGCAATAATATTTGCGATGATGACAGTCTGTGACCCGAATGATGAGATAATCGTATTTGAGCCGTATTATACGAACTACAATGGATTTGCTGTTATGTCTAACATAAAACTTGTAGCAATTGAAACAAAGATTGAAAATGGATTCCACCTGCCACCAGAATCAGAGATTAAAAAGAAAATTACAAGCAAAACTAAGGCAATCTTAATAAATACACCCAATAATCCAACAGGCACAGTATTAACCGAAGAAGAAATGTTCATCCTCCAGCGGCTATGTAAAAGACACAATCTTTTTCTCCTCTCTGATGAAGTCTATCGGGAATTCATTTATGATGGGAAGCAACACATAAGTGCACTATCTTTACCTGAGATTGAAGACCGGGTAATATTAATGGATTCTATATCAAAGAGGTTCTCTGCTTGTGGAGCCCGTGTTGGTTGTATAATAAGCCGAAATAAAAAGATTATGGACGCACTCATAAGATTCTGTCAGGCAAGATTGTGTCCACCGACATTAGAACAGATAGGTGCGATTGCAGCATATAAACATATTGATAAATACATCACACCAATGATAAAAGAATACGAACACAGAAGAAATGTACTTTTTGATTGCCTGAAGGAAATTCCGAAGGTATACGGTCATAAACCAGAAGGCGCATTCTATACAGTACTTAGCCTCCCGGTAAAAGATGCAGACCATTTCTGTCAGTGGCTTCTCACCGACTTCAGTTATGAAAAAAGCACTGTGATGCTGGCGCCGGCAAATGGGTTTTACTCAACCTTAAAAAAGGGCAAAGAC